The window CTTCCTGCTGGCGGCGGTCATCTACCCCGTGGTCACGGGCCTGACCTGGGCCGGCGGCCACATCGGCGCGATCACTGGAATGCCGTTCGCCGACTTCGCGGGTGGGATGATCGTTCACGGGATGGGCGGTATCGCCGGGCTCACCGCCGCGTGGGTGCTCGGCCCGCGCATGGACCGGTACAACGAGGACGGAACCGCGAACGTCATTCCCGGCCACTCGCTGACGTTCGCCGTGCTCGGCACGCTGATCCTCGCGTTCGGCTGGTACGGGTTCAACGTCGGGACGTCGGCCATCTTCGGCGACGGCGCGTTCCTCGGCGACCAGCTCGGACGCGTCGCCATGACGACTACGATCTCGATGGCCTGTGGTGCGATGGGCGCCGGCCTAGTCGCCTGGCTCAAGACGGGCAAGGTCGACACGCTGTACGTCGCCAACGGCCTGCTCGCCGGCCTCGTCGGTATCACGGCGATCCCCGACACCACCGCGTGGTGGGGCGCGTTCGTCGTCGGCGGGCTCGCCGGGGCGCAGTTGCCGCTCGTCTTCGAGTTCGTCGAACAGTACCTGAAGATCGACGACGTCTGTGCCGTCTTCCCGGTCCACGGATCGGCCGGCGTTCTGGGCACCCTGCTGTTCCCCTTCGTCGCCGCACCGGGCGTCGTCGAGAGCGTCGGCACCGCCTTCGCGACGCAGGTGCTCGGCGTCGTCGTCATCACCGCCTGGACGGTCGGCGCGACCGCCGTCATCTGGTTCGCGTTCAAGGCTATCGGTCAGGCCCGCGTCTCGCCCGAACACGAACGCGACGGCCTCGACGTCTCCGAACACGGTGTCGACACCTACCCCGAGTTCGGCAAGCCCGAAGTCGCGACCGACGGGGGCGCCGTCGACGACGACTCGACGGTCGTCCGCGCGGACGGCGGCAACCCGAACGACGGCGAGATCAAACTGGTCACCGCGATCGTCCGCCCCGACCGACTGGGCGAGGTCAAGACGGCGCTGGCGGACGTCGGCGCCCCCTCGCTGACGGTCACCGACGTCTCCGGCCGCGGCTCACAGCCCGCGAAGAAGGGCCAGTGGCGCGGCGAGGAGTACACGGTCGACCTCCACCAGAAGGCCAAAATCGAGTGCGTCGTCTCGGACGTCCCCGCCGAGGAGGTCGTCGAGGCCATCGGTGAGGCCGCGAACACCGGCGAACCGGGCGACGGCAAGATCTTCGTCCACCCCGTCGAGGACGCCTACCAGATCCGCACCGGGAAGAGCGGATCGGAAGCCGTCTGATCGACGGAGAACCGCTCGAGTTCGCCCCGCCGCCGGATGCATTCCACGTGCCCGGGGCGTCGAGCCCGAAAACGCCGGCATTTGGCACACCTGCCGTCACGCTTATCTACCCGAGTTATCTGTTAGGGAACGAATGAGTCAGCGGAGCGATCGATCGACGGTGGCGTACGACGAGAGCGAGGCAGCCGACGACTCGAGTCCGCCGGAAGAAACCGGGTCGTCGGCGACGGCCTCGAGGACGCACCCGCCGCTGCTCGATGACGAGACGGTCCTCGTCGACGAACGGCCGACGTGGTGGGCATGGGCCGGACACCTCGCTCTCGCGGTGGTGTTCGTACTCGGCGGGCTCGCTATCGCTACGCAGGAGGCGGCGTTCGGACTGCTGGGAGTCGTCGCGGGTCTGGCCGTCGCGGGCTACGCCTGGTACCGGCGCAACCGCGTCCGCTATCTCGTGACGGATCGCCGGATCGTCGTCGTCGCCGGGTTCTCGACCAGGACGACGACCGAGGCGTGGATCGAAGACGTAAACGGGCTCGAGACGAAGACAACGGCGTTCAGCCGCAACCGGGGGTACGGCACGGTGACGGTTTCGCGTGCGCTCTCCTCGAGCAGTTTCAGTCGGAAGGGGCTCCGGCTTCGAGGCCTGCCGGCGTTCGAGCGGGCGACGGAGACGATCCGGCGGCGAAAGTCCGCCCTCGCCAACGAAGGCGAGGACGGTCGCTGACCCGGGGCGAGCGCCGTCGAGGGCTCTCGTCCTCGAGAGCGCCGGTCGAACCTCGGTACTACTTTGGCGTCCGCCCCCCAAGCCCCGCGTATGAACGACGACAACTCGCGGGAGTTGTACGACAGGGCGCTGTCGGTCATGCCCGGCGGCGTCAACTCGGCGGTTCGAGCGGCGATCGAACCCTACCCGTTCTTCGTCCAGAAGGGCGACGGCGGCCACGTCATCGACGCCGACGGCAACCGCTACGTCGACTGGGTGATGGGACTCGGTCCCCTCCTCCTGGGGCACGACCTCCCAGATCCCGTGCAGGCGGGGATCCAGCAGCGAGCAAGCGAAGGGCCGATGTACGGCGCGCCGACCGAGATCGAGGTCGACCTCGCGGAGTTCGTCGTCCGCCACGTCCCGTCGGTCGAGAAGATCCGGTTCGTCAACTCGGGGACGGAGGCGACCACCTCGGCCGTTCGGCTGGCCCGGGGCTACACCGGCCGGAACAAGATCGTCGTCAACCAGGGCGGCTACCACGGCGCACAGGAGTCGACGCTCGTCGAGGGCGACCACGAGAACCCCGCGCCCTCCTCGGCCGGCGTGCCGCAGGCGTTCGCCGAGCACACTCTTCCGGTCCCGTTCAACGACGAGGAGGCCGTCCGCGAGGTCTTCGAGGAACACGGCGACGACATCGCGGCGGTCATGACCGAACCCATCCTGGGGAACTACGGGATCGTCCACCCCGAGGAGGGGTACCACGAGTTCCTCCGGGAGATCACCGACGAGCACGGCTCGCTGCTGATCTTCGACGAGGTCATCACCGGCTTCCGCGTCGGCGGCCTCGGCTGTGCCCAGAGCGAGTTCGGCGTCACGCCCGACCTGACCACCTTCGGCAAGATCGTCGGCGGCGGCTTCCCCGTCGGCGCGATCGGCGGCCGCGCCGAGATCGTCGAACAGTTCACTCCCTCGGGCGACGTCTTCCAGGCGGGCACCTTCTCCGGCCATCCGGTCACGATGGCGGCCGGCCTCGAGACGCTCAAGTTCGCGGCCGAGAACGACGTCTACGACCACGTCAACGAACTCGGCGACCGGCTCCGTCGCGGCCTGACCGAGATCGTCGCCGACCAGGCCCCCCAGTACACCGTCACCGGCACCGACAGCATGTTCAAGGTGATCTTCACCCGTGACGGCCCCGGAGCGAACTCCCTCGAGGAGCAGTGTCCGGCCGGCTGTCGGCAGGACCCGACCTGTCCGCGCTACGACTACTGTCCGAAGAACGCGGGCGACGTCAAGAACGCCGACACGGACCGCTGGCGGCGGATCTTCTGGGGCCAGATGAAAGAACAGGGCGTGTTCCTCTCGCAGAACCAGTTCGAGTGCCAGTTCGTGAGCTACGCCCATACCGAGGAAGACGTCGAGGAGACCCTCGAGGCGTACAAGGAAGCGCTGTAGCGGCGCGAACCTGACGACCCTCCTGCCCCACGGCGGAGCCCGGGATGGAGCCCCCCCGGTTCCCGCTCTCGCGACCCCGACTCCGGTACGTTCGAGATTCGATGGTTCAGGTGCCAACGCACGTCGACGACATCGGCTGGGCCCGGCTCGCGGAGCGGCTCTGCTATCTCTTCCCGCCGGTCGTCGGCGTCGGCGCCGTCGGCGTGCTCGAGGACCTCGACCTCGGCGTCCCCGGCCTCTCGTGGGGGCTGTTCCTCGTCGGGACGGCCGGCTACACGCTCCTGACGCTCGGGATGTCGCTGGCGCTGTTCT of the Halobiforma lacisalsi AJ5 genome contains:
- a CDS encoding ammonium transporter encodes the protein MEPTILQTDAEVLMESLNATWILVVTFLIFFMHAGFAMLEAGQVRSKNVANQLTKNLLTWSVGVTVFFLIGVGIEGVVAGSGFEPAFAGEASSWIDWLYGAVFAMTAATIVSGAVAGRAKLRAYVGYTFLLAAVIYPVVTGLTWAGGHIGAITGMPFADFAGGMIVHGMGGIAGLTAAWVLGPRMDRYNEDGTANVIPGHSLTFAVLGTLILAFGWYGFNVGTSAIFGDGAFLGDQLGRVAMTTTISMACGAMGAGLVAWLKTGKVDTLYVANGLLAGLVGITAIPDTTAWWGAFVVGGLAGAQLPLVFEFVEQYLKIDDVCAVFPVHGSAGVLGTLLFPFVAAPGVVESVGTAFATQVLGVVVITAWTVGATAVIWFAFKAIGQARVSPEHERDGLDVSEHGVDTYPEFGKPEVATDGGAVDDDSTVVRADGGNPNDGEIKLVTAIVRPDRLGEVKTALADVGAPSLTVTDVSGRGSQPAKKGQWRGEEYTVDLHQKAKIECVVSDVPAEEVVEAIGEAANTGEPGDGKIFVHPVEDAYQIRTGKSGSEAV
- a CDS encoding PH domain-containing protein; this translates as MSQRSDRSTVAYDESEAADDSSPPEETGSSATASRTHPPLLDDETVLVDERPTWWAWAGHLALAVVFVLGGLAIATQEAAFGLLGVVAGLAVAGYAWYRRNRVRYLVTDRRIVVVAGFSTRTTTEAWIEDVNGLETKTTAFSRNRGYGTVTVSRALSSSSFSRKGLRLRGLPAFERATETIRRRKSALANEGEDGR
- the hemL gene encoding glutamate-1-semialdehyde 2,1-aminomutase: MNDDNSRELYDRALSVMPGGVNSAVRAAIEPYPFFVQKGDGGHVIDADGNRYVDWVMGLGPLLLGHDLPDPVQAGIQQRASEGPMYGAPTEIEVDLAEFVVRHVPSVEKIRFVNSGTEATTSAVRLARGYTGRNKIVVNQGGYHGAQESTLVEGDHENPAPSSAGVPQAFAEHTLPVPFNDEEAVREVFEEHGDDIAAVMTEPILGNYGIVHPEEGYHEFLREITDEHGSLLIFDEVITGFRVGGLGCAQSEFGVTPDLTTFGKIVGGGFPVGAIGGRAEIVEQFTPSGDVFQAGTFSGHPVTMAAGLETLKFAAENDVYDHVNELGDRLRRGLTEIVADQAPQYTVTGTDSMFKVIFTRDGPGANSLEEQCPAGCRQDPTCPRYDYCPKNAGDVKNADTDRWRRIFWGQMKEQGVFLSQNQFECQFVSYAHTEEDVEETLEAYKEAL